From Acidobacteriota bacterium, one genomic window encodes:
- a CDS encoding D-2-hydroxyacid dehydrogenase, which translates to MKIVVLDGFVLNPGDNTWASLEKLGDLQVFDRTAATDVHQRAKDADILLVNKVPLDEKSLESLPKLKFISVLATGYNIVDVSAARSHGVVVSNVPDYGTNTVAQYTMAMLLELCHHVGDHARDVEKGAWAASPDWTFWKTPQVELFGKTMGIVGFGRIGQRVAQLAEAFGMRVIYSSRRARAQEGVAKGDRTLEGLFEEADVVSLHCGLTEENRGMVDRKLLQRMKRSSFLINTARGGLVNEADLADVLNEERIAGAALDVLSAEPPLPGNPLIGAKNCLVTPHMAWSAIEARKRIMQTTVENVRGFLSGAPQNVVS; encoded by the coding sequence ATGAAGATCGTAGTGTTGGATGGATTCGTACTTAACCCAGGTGATAACACATGGGCCAGTCTCGAAAAGCTGGGTGATCTGCAGGTATTCGACCGCACAGCGGCGACAGATGTACATCAGCGCGCCAAGGATGCGGACATCCTGCTTGTCAATAAGGTTCCATTGGATGAAAAGTCGCTTGAGTCTCTGCCGAAGCTGAAATTCATATCGGTATTGGCGACCGGGTACAACATCGTTGATGTATCTGCCGCGCGAAGTCATGGAGTCGTGGTGTCCAATGTTCCCGACTACGGAACAAATACAGTTGCCCAATACACGATGGCGATGCTCCTTGAGCTTTGCCATCATGTTGGCGACCACGCCCGCGATGTAGAGAAAGGCGCATGGGCAGCATCGCCTGATTGGACATTCTGGAAGACGCCGCAAGTCGAGCTGTTCGGCAAGACAATGGGTATTGTGGGATTTGGCAGGATCGGACAGCGCGTTGCGCAACTGGCCGAGGCCTTTGGAATGCGTGTGATCTACAGCAGCCGCCGTGCGCGAGCACAAGAAGGGGTTGCAAAAGGCGATCGTACGCTTGAAGGTTTATTTGAAGAGGCAGACGTGGTTTCTCTGCATTGCGGTCTAACTGAAGAAAACAGGGGCATGGTTGATCGCAAGCTATTGCAGAGGATGAAGCGAAGTTCATTCCTGATCAACACTGCGCGAGGCGGCCTGGTGAATGAAGCCGATCTTGCCGATGTTTTGAACGAAGAGAGAATTGCAGGCGCGGCCCTGGACGTGTTGTCGGCCGAGCCGCCGTTGCCTGGAAATCCGTTGATTGGGGCGAAAAATTGTCTTGTGACGCCGCATATGGCATGGTCGGCGATTGAAGCGCGTAAACGCATCATGCAAACGACAGTTGAGAATGTCAGAGGATTTCTGAGCGGCGCGCCCCAAAATGTCGTTTCGTAG
- a CDS encoding carbohydrate kinase family protein, with product MMRYDVTVIGEIYQDHVFSGFATWPSPGEEIFTDQYEWELGGGAITTACALARLGRKVQLIGVAGEPDFARMAERLEQFNVDTDGISHSKTRSGVTVSISTLQDRSFFTYRGANAELEDRLMRDDKLASNIANSRHVHLAFPLSASLAKKLLPIAAANGTTTSLDVGHDVGWLRNEASIDVLRAIDYTMPNEKEAAMLSGDPEQYLSRCRDLGLKMAVVKLGRKGAAMLCNNIEYKASSPSVRVIDTTGAGDAFDAGFIDALLDNAPPQQILERACICGAMSTRAAGALSALPNKKEIHAILEEHYAA from the coding sequence ATGATGAGATACGACGTCACAGTCATCGGGGAGATTTATCAGGACCACGTTTTCAGTGGCTTCGCTACATGGCCGTCGCCAGGCGAAGAGATTTTTACGGATCAATACGAATGGGAACTTGGCGGCGGCGCGATCACTACAGCGTGCGCACTTGCGCGCCTCGGCCGCAAAGTCCAGCTTATAGGAGTGGCCGGAGAGCCGGACTTTGCACGCATGGCAGAACGGCTTGAACAATTTAACGTTGATACAGACGGTATTTCACACAGCAAGACGCGCAGTGGAGTTACCGTCAGTATTTCAACGTTGCAGGACCGCTCTTTTTTTACGTACCGGGGAGCGAATGCTGAGCTTGAAGATCGTTTGATGCGCGATGACAAACTGGCATCCAACATTGCCAACTCCCGCCACGTTCACCTCGCGTTTCCATTGAGCGCATCGCTTGCGAAGAAACTCCTCCCCATTGCAGCGGCGAATGGCACTACGACATCGCTTGATGTTGGACATGATGTGGGATGGTTGCGCAATGAGGCAAGCATCGATGTTCTTCGAGCAATCGACTACACGATGCCGAACGAAAAGGAGGCAGCGATGCTCAGCGGCGATCCTGAGCAGTATCTGTCGCGATGTCGCGATCTCGGATTGAAGATGGCTGTCGTGAAGTTGGGTCGCAAGGGAGCGGCGATGCTCTGTAACAACATCGAGTACAAAGCGAGTTCGCCTTCGGTTCGGGTGATCGATACAACCGGCGCCGGCGACGCCTTCGATGCAGGCTTTATCGATGCATTGCTTGATAACGCACCGCCGCAACAGATTCTCGAACGCGCCTGCATCTGTGGAGCCATGTCGACTCGGGCTGCCGGAGCCCTAAGCGCCCTCCCCAACAAGAAAGAGATTCACGCCATTCTCGAGGAGCATTATGCCGCGTAA
- a CDS encoding 6-phospho-beta-glucosidase: MPRKIAFLGGGGIRTPLVAFGINESSKELGAEEFVLYDLDPQRAQMTARLSREVVRRDGGSLKIKVAATPEEAIDGASFVLNSVRAGGIGSRAHDERASIACGYPGQETTGPGGVAMGQRTIPIAIEQARSVERIAPKAWIVNFTNPAGLITQAVIQNSSAKVVGICDTPTEMLHRIAAALNAAHEEIECEYVGLNHLGWVRKISLRGQDVTDKVLNDNAILSQLYSAPLFDHELIRALRLIPTEYLFFYYSRTRALQNQRKQGSTRGEQIAQMNESLAEKLLKLHSNNDDAGALQAYIDYLNLRSGSYMKLEGEGVSAFDGEAPQEDPFRAASGYHRIALQVMNALCSPVNRRVIVNTTNGSAVPEIDSTDIIEVTCSIGNNTITPIPVGPLPEAVRGLVLAVKAYESAAIKAALSGEQRDLRKAMLLYPAIGEWEPSERLLKQLQWKA; encoded by the coding sequence ATGCCGCGTAAGATTGCATTTCTTGGAGGAGGCGGGATTCGCACGCCTCTGGTAGCGTTTGGCATCAACGAATCTTCGAAAGAGCTTGGGGCAGAAGAGTTTGTACTTTATGACCTGGATCCCCAGCGGGCCCAGATGACAGCGCGCCTTAGCAGAGAGGTTGTCCGGCGCGACGGAGGATCTCTCAAGATTAAGGTTGCCGCAACACCGGAGGAGGCGATCGACGGCGCATCGTTCGTTCTCAATAGTGTCCGCGCTGGAGGGATCGGCTCACGAGCGCATGATGAGCGCGCTTCTATCGCCTGCGGCTATCCCGGTCAGGAGACTACAGGGCCTGGCGGCGTTGCCATGGGCCAACGCACCATTCCTATAGCCATCGAGCAAGCACGTTCTGTCGAGCGGATCGCACCCAAGGCTTGGATCGTCAACTTTACCAATCCCGCCGGACTGATTACGCAGGCGGTTATTCAGAACTCGAGCGCCAAGGTGGTTGGCATCTGTGACACGCCTACCGAGATGCTTCATCGAATCGCCGCCGCGCTGAATGCCGCGCACGAAGAGATTGAATGCGAATACGTCGGACTCAATCATCTTGGGTGGGTTCGCAAGATCTCGCTTCGGGGCCAGGACGTTACAGACAAGGTGCTCAACGATAACGCCATTCTGTCCCAACTCTACTCAGCGCCGCTCTTCGATCACGAATTGATCCGCGCACTCAGGCTCATCCCCACGGAATACCTCTTCTTTTATTATTCGCGCACACGGGCCCTTCAAAACCAGCGTAAACAGGGCAGCACACGCGGTGAACAGATTGCACAGATGAATGAATCCCTCGCCGAAAAGCTGCTGAAACTGCACAGCAACAACGACGACGCAGGCGCACTACAGGCATACATTGACTATCTCAATCTTCGATCCGGCTCCTACATGAAGCTGGAGGGTGAGGGAGTATCGGCCTTCGATGGCGAAGCTCCACAAGAGGACCCCTTCCGCGCTGCCAGCGGCTATCACCGCATCGCGCTTCAGGTGATGAATGCGCTATGCAGCCCGGTCAATCGTCGCGTGATCGTAAACACTACAAACGGATCCGCCGTTCCTGAGATCGATTCGACCGACATCATTGAGGTGACCTGCAGTATAGGCAACAACACTATCACTCCAATACCCGTGGGCCCGTTGCCAGAGGCTGTGCGCGGTCTTGTGTTAGCCGTAAAAGCCTATGAGAGCGCCGCGATAAAAGCCGCTCTCAGTGGAGAGCAAAGAGATCTGCGCAAGGCCATGCTGCTCTATCCCGCAATTGGTGAGTGGGAACCTTCAGAGCGGTTACTTAAGCAGTTGCAATGGAAGGCATAG
- a CDS encoding aldolase, producing MTVTSSNVETAAYAATLGFHFLWVEMEHSPVSLESLRAMVLATRGLPAPVFARVPWAELWMAKRVLDQGVQGVIFPFVSTPQRATIAAQGCHYPPFGRRGSGAGLAVTTWPAPGNYYDSADANVLVVCVIEEASAIDEIEAIAATPGVDVIFIGVSDLSFSLGLRGRQNEPLLDEAIARIMAAAKRHGKILGRPAGSAEEVKQFRAEGFQFFQSMTELGLIKLGAKALLEPLGIKDKPQEQSTFY from the coding sequence ATGACGGTCACATCGAGCAATGTTGAGACGGCGGCGTATGCTGCGACGCTCGGCTTCCATTTTCTATGGGTGGAGATGGAGCACTCGCCCGTGTCGCTTGAGTCGCTGAGGGCAATGGTTCTCGCGACCAGAGGGCTCCCGGCTCCTGTGTTTGCGCGGGTTCCGTGGGCTGAACTATGGATGGCGAAACGTGTGCTCGACCAGGGCGTGCAGGGAGTCATATTCCCATTCGTCTCCACGCCTCAACGCGCAACGATTGCCGCTCAAGGATGCCACTATCCTCCATTTGGACGCAGAGGTTCGGGGGCGGGTCTCGCAGTTACGACATGGCCTGCGCCTGGGAACTACTATGACTCAGCAGATGCCAATGTGCTTGTGGTGTGTGTTATCGAAGAGGCATCCGCGATCGACGAGATTGAAGCAATTGCGGCGACTCCCGGCGTCGATGTGATCTTTATCGGTGTCAGTGATCTTTCATTTTCACTTGGATTGCGGGGAAGGCAGAATGAACCTCTGCTGGATGAAGCGATTGCTAGGATCATGGCAGCCGCGAAGCGTCATGGAAAGATATTGGGACGCCCCGCAGGAAGCGCAGAAGAAGTAAAACAGTTTCGTGCAGAAGGTTTCCAGTTCTTTCAGTCGATGACCGAGCTTGGCTTGATAAAGCTGGGCGCCAAAGCATTGTTGGAGCCGCTAGGCATCAAAGATAAGCCGCAAGAGCAGAGCACCTTTTACTGA